The proteins below come from a single Osmerus mordax isolate fOsmMor3 chromosome 3, fOsmMor3.pri, whole genome shotgun sequence genomic window:
- the rrn3 gene encoding RNA polymerase I-specific transcription initiation factor RRN3 has product MEIEGRDFMNSPPMKTVRFGGNVVDTLAKFKKGDTSDYELLKHQLADPDIKDAQIINWLQEFRNCVTQLSKDHEQLIYTVLRLPWLGRSPAVVEEYLAFLSNLVSAQTVYLRACLKMVVSNFIPKRVKICEGGVDFSDSDDENENLPRTFDQCHQALQVIAKYVPSTSRFLTPILTEHFPFVQKSSRTLECYVHNLLRMSVYIPALRRDVLELIFSKMLKLDVSAPREEIEEMEENALHQEVKGGEQLEEGLFDMDEDVSDPKSSAPVGACVMAHPVADRLDTLMTVLLAYIKDICHSNGILEVERTKEFYKDLVCVFDKLILPTHASCHVQYSLFYLCSFRLALAEAFLEHLWKIIQSPTQPPVLRQAAAGYMGSFLARAKFLPVATVRACLDLLLPWMHLYIDSQDSGTRAYCDISLHGPFYTICQAVFYTLIFRHKSILEGNMKKGLAYLQSLNLERVVMCQLNPLKVCLPAVTNMFASITRKYQLVFCYTIIERNNRQVLPVVRSSIGGDCVSTNTNPLDSVFPFDPYMLKRSGSLIAPLYQVWEEPAETEVHSTKRVQRCSAEDEDDFLHGETPQMEGVVGMTPGSYESHLRSPSSVGSPPIAFLQRPF; this is encoded by the exons ATGGAGATAGAGGGCCGTGATTTTATGAACAGTCCCCCAATGAAGACGGTGAGGTTTGGGGGCAATGTTGTGGACACTTTAGCCAAGTTTAAAAAG GGAGACACGAGTGACTACGAGTTGCTGAAACATCAGCTGGCAGATCCAGATATAAAA GATGCTCAAATTATCAATTGGCTGCAGGAATTTCGGAATTGTGTAACCCAACTCAGTAAAGACCATGAACAGCTGATCTATACAGTTTTG AGGCTGCCTTGGTTGGGCCGGAGCCCGGCCGTGGTGGAAGAGTACCTGGCCTTCCTCAGCAACCTGGTCTCAGCCCAGACGGTCTACCTCCGTGCCTGCCTCAAGATGGTGGTCTCTAACTTCATCCCCA agagAGTGAAGATCTGTGAAGGTGGCGTGGATTTCTCAGATTCAGATGATGAAAACGAAA ACCTTCCCAGGACCTTTGATCAGTGTCATCAGGCCTTGCAGGTCATAGCCAAATATGTCCCATC CACCAGCCGTTTCCTGACGCCTATTCTGACTGAACATTTCCCCTTTGTGCAGAAGTCATCAAGAACACTG GAATGTTACGTCCATAACCTCCTGAGGATGAGCGTGTACATCCCTGCTCTCCGACGAGATGTCCTGGAGCTCATCTTCAGCAAAATGCTCAAACTAGAC GTGAGCGCCCCGcgggaggagatagaggagatggaggagaacgcTCTACAccaggaggtgaagggaggagagcagctggaggagggacTGTTTGATATG GATGAGGACGTGTCAGACCCTAAGTCTTCAGCGCCAGTAGGGGCATGTGTAATGGCCCATCCAGTGGCTGATAGGCTGGACACACTCATGACTGTGCTGCTGGCCTACATCAAGGACATTTGCCACAGCAATG GTATTCTGGAAGTGGAGAGGACTAAGGAGTTCTACAAAGACCTGGTGTGCGTGTTTGACAAGCTTATTCTGCCCACACACGCCTCCTGTCATGTGCAGTATTCCCTCTTCTACCTCTGCAGCTTCAGACTG GCGCTGGCGGAGGCCTTCCTGGAGCACCTGTGGAAGATTATCCAGAGCCCCACCCAGCCTCCTGTCCTGCGCCAGGCCGCCGCTGGCTACATGGGCAGCTTCCTGGCACGAGCCAAATTCCTCCCTGTGGC CACTGTGCGAGCATGTCTGGACCTGCTGTTGCCGTGGATGCACCTGTACATCGACAGCCAGGACTCTGGGACTCGGGCCTACTGTGACATCAGCCTGCACGGGCCATTCTACACCATCTGCCAGGCGGTTTTCTACACTCTCATCTTCAGACACAAGAGCATCCTGGAGGGTAACATGAAGAAAG ggCTGGCGTACCTCCAGAGCCTGAACCTGGAGCGGGTGGTGATGTGCCAGCTCAACCCTCTGaaggtctgcctgcctgcagtcACCAACATGTTTGCTTCAATCACCAG GAAATACCAGCTGGTTTTCTGTTACACCATCATCGAGAGGAACAACCGGCAAGTCCTACCTGTGGTCCGCAGCTCGATAGGCGGCGACTGCGTGTCCACCAACACCAACCCCCTGGACAGCGTCTTCCCTTTCGATCCCTACATGCTGAAGAG gtctGGCTCTCTTATTGCGCCGCTCTACCAAGTGTGGGAGGAGCCAGCTGAGACAGAGGTGCACTCTACCAAGAGGGTCCAACGG
- the si:dkeyp-72e1.6 gene encoding transmembrane protein 238-like — protein MEPTYRGLGRCSCAFWLAVAFDIFGLLILLIGVFADVFFYDFLIYAGAIIIFLSLIWWVFWYTGNIEVPPEELEDDVGLLKKNRGIAGAVRRLSSRFSSGIRNSLRRTGGPPRGRGTAANRTGIGMSLRTKDAQPEPPPVTLAMGQDENVQTVSEAVDNDKHVSDTTTETGAI, from the coding sequence ATGGAACCGACTTATCGTGGTCTGGGGCGCTGTTCATGCGCCTTTTGGTTGGCGGTGGCTTTCGACATATTCGGATTGCTTATTCTTTTAATCGGCGTGTTTGCTGATGTGTTCTTCTATGACTTTTTAATTTATGCCGGTGCCATAATAATTTTCCTGAGCCTCATCTGGTGGGTGTTTTGGTACACGGGCAACATCGAAGTGCCCCCCGAGGAGTTGGAGGATGACGTCGGGTTGTTGAAAAAGAACCGGGGTATCGCAGGTGCGGTGAGGCGTCTTTCCAGCCGTTTCTCCAGCGGCATCAGGAATTCGCTGCGTCGCACCGGAGGCCCCCCTCGTGGACGAGGCACGGCAGCAAATAGGACAGGAATCGGGATGTCATTACGCACGAAGGATGCCCAACCGGAGCCGCCACCAGTCACCCTGGCTATGGGGCAAGATGAGAACGTGCAAACTGTGTCTGAAGCCGTGGATAACGACAAACATGTCTCTGACACAACCACCGAGACTGGGGCCATATGA
- the gspt1l gene encoding G1 to S phase transition 1, like — translation MDPRDTAPDSWEQEDDVEATIDGELGSALKALNVKARPFVPNVNAAEFVPAFFMKGPSENPDSGVDVETVATMEVSETAAPLENGDSEMTTEETWDQKGTELNEAEPGGGPGGDEGPVVEEIQQEIMMEEDEEVPTPKMAPAQPDAPKKEHVNVVFIGHVDAGKSTIGGQIMYLTGMVEKRTLEKYEREAKEKNRETWYLSWALDTNQEERDKGKTVEVGRAYFETEKKHFTILDAPGHKSFVPNMIGGASQADLAVLVISARKGEFETGFEKGGQTREHAMLAKTAGVKHLIVLVNKMDDPTVNWSLERYEECKEKLVPFLKKVGFNPKKDIHFMPCSGLTGANLKEPIELCTWYTGLPFIPHLDSLPNFKRSSGGPVRLPIVDKYKDMGTVILGKLESGCISKAQQLVMMPNRHTVEVLSLLSDDVETDDASPGENLKLRLKGIEEEEILPGFILCNAENLCHSGRTFDAQIVIIEHKSIICPGYNAVLHIHTCIEEVQITALICLVDKKTGEKSKTRPRFVKQDQVCIARLRTAGTICLETFKDFPQMGRFTLRDEGKTIAIGKVLKLVAERD, via the exons ATGGACCCAAGAGACACTGCCCCTGATTCCTGGGAACAAGAGGACGATGTGGAGGCCACGATCGACGGAGAACTTGGATCAGCATTAAAAGCCCTCAACGTGAAGGCCAGACCATTTGTACCCAACGTAAACGCCGCCGAATTCGTCCCGGCCTTCTTTATGAAAGGGCCCTCGGAAAATCCTGATTCCGGTG TTGATGTTGAAACAGTCGCCACCATGGAAGTCTCCGAAACTGCAG CCCCGCTGGAGAACGGTGACTCTGAAATGACCACAGAAGAGACGTGGGACCAGAAAGGCACTGAGCTTAACGAGGCGGAGCCAGGAGGCGGCCCAGGTGGCGACGAGGGACCAGTGGTGGAAGAGATCCAGCAAGAAATaatgatggaggaggacgaggaagtgCCAACGCCTAAGATGGCGCCCGCCCAGCCAGACGCTCCCAAGAAGGAGCATGTGAACGTGGTGTTCATTGGCCATGTCG ACGCTGGAAAATCGACTATCGGAGGACAAATCAT GTACCTAACAGGCATGGTGGAGAAGAGAACTCTGGAGAAGtatgagagagaggccaaggaAAAGAACAGGGAAACCTG gtACCTGTCCTGGGCCCTCGACaccaaccaggaggagagagacaagggcaAGACTGTGGAGGTGGGCCGAGCATACtttgagacagagaaaaagcacTTTACCATTCTGGATGCCCCAGGCCACAAAAGCTTCGTACCCAACATGATCGGGGGCGCGTCGCAAGCTGACCTGGCCGTACTG GTCATCTCAGCCAGGAAAGGCGAGTTTGAGACGGGCTTCGAGAAGGGGGGGCAGACACGGGAGCACGCCATGCTGGCCAAAACAGCCGGGGTTAAGCATCTCATCGTCCTCGTCAACAAAATGGATGACCCCACAGTAAACTGGAGCCTAGAGAG GTACGAAGAATGTAAGGAAAAACTAGTGCCATTTTTGAAGAAAGTTGGCTTCAACCCCAAGAAAGACATTCATTTCATGCCTTGCTCTGGGCTAACAGGAGCCAACCTCAAGGAGCCCATAGAACTGTGCACTTGGTATAC AGGGTTACCATTCATTCCACATCTGGACAGTTTGCCAAACTTCAAAAGATCGAGCGGCGGCCCAGTCAGATTACCCATTGTAGACAAATATAAG GACATGGGCACCGTGATCCTGGGCAAACTGGAGTCGGGCTGCATCAGCAAAGCACAGCAACTCGTCATGATGCCAAACAGG CACACGGTGGAGGTGCTGAGCCTACTGTCAGACGACGTGGAGACGGATGACGCATCCCCAGGGGAGAACCTCAAGCTGAGGCTGAAGGGcatcgaggaggaggagatcctgCCTGGCTTCATCCTCTGCAACGCCGAGAACCTCTGTCACTCAGGGCGCACCTTTGACGCCCAG ATAGTCATCATTGAACACAAGTCAATAATCTGCCCGGGTTACAACGCAGTCCTTCACATCCACACTTGCATCGAGGAAGTGCAAATCACG GCCTTAATCTGTCTGGTAGACAAAAAGACGGGAGAAAAGAGTAAGACGCGACCGCGTTTCGTCAAACAGGACCAAGTGTGCATCGCCCGCCTGCGCACCGCTGGAACCATCTGCCTTGAGACCTTCAAAGACTTCCCCCAGATGGGACGATTCACCCTGCGGGATGAAG GTAAGACCATTGCCATCGGTAAGGTTTTGAAGCTTGTTGCCGAGAGGGACTGA
- the pdxdc1 gene encoding pyridoxal-dependent decarboxylase domain-containing protein 1 isoform X1: protein MMVDPTLAEMGKNLNEAVKILEDGRRWSEPGKERRWFNRSSIPGPLQGDGQDVASILQLVQNLLHEDEEEENDRPSHRKMQNFGEQGHMALLGHSLAAYMSVLDRERHRKLTTRILSDTTLWLCRLFRYENGSAYFHEDDREGLLKVCRLVINACYEDYSTEGYSALTSRQPVIYLSTSCRPGLGQHLCSQLGLPLSSLCTVPCNTMFGSQHQLDVALLDRLIKEDVDTGKLPLLLIANAGTPGAGHTDKLGRLKDLCDQYSMWLHVEGVNLATLALGQATSAVMAATRSDSMTLTLGPWLGLPAVPAVTLYRHEDPALSLAAGLTSSQPVERLQALPLWLSLQYLGHDGIVERIRHATALSQLLLTRLKTLASIKTSDVLDTEISLLEALTMVEDELNSPVVVFRFAQETSAASSGGSVEGYFPGEQEVLDTLNRWLGERLAKLVPASGVDVVELEDEGICVRFTPLMTAAALGTQCVDVEALVERLAETVPVLSSTLCLRQDFREEVNRHPSLSYIDNLSWPGLGAVRYEPRSEGMDDSKRQQEVEKINSELLKKLQDLDADLSFTAGPEFDQERDIIFVGMATEDLDVSDLVDTIAALGRDIEESGRLLENMTEVVRKGILEAELQLQKDSDEKLMEEGVLRQIPLVGSVLNWFSPVQSSVMGRTFNLAAGSLDSTEPTYAMKAQADRLDPQDTPSSGKRLPGQKLFRRSGAGYDSHSETSSVGHADVPIRDGAATPTPVPTPSPTPPLPTPEEEVLEAPGPPMETAHGLDEPAPTEKVALAATEEDRQPEGQEAEETSR from the exons ATGATGGTGGACCCTACGCTTGCTGAAATGGGAAAGAATCTCAACGAGGCCGTGAAGATTCTGGAGGATGGCCGAAG GTGGTCAGAGCCAGGCAAAGAGAGAAGATGGTTCAACAGGAGCAGTATTCCTGGACCCTTACAGGGAGA TGGCCAGGATGTTGCCAGTATACTCCAGCTGGTGCAGAATCTCCTGcatgaagacgaggaggaggagaatgacaGACCAAGCCACCG caagaTGCAGAACTTCGGGGAGCAGGGTCACATGGCGTTGCTAGGACACAGCCTGGCGGCTTACATGTCTGTGctggacagggagagacacaggaagctGACCACACGCATACTGTCGGACACTACCCTCTGGCTCTGCCGCCTgtttag GTATGAGAATGGCTCAGCGTACTTCCACGAGGATGACAGAGAAGGGCTTCTGAAAGTGTGTCGTCTGGTCATAAACGCATGCTACGAAGACTACTCCACAGAGGGCTACTCAGCTCTCACCTCCAGACAGCCTGTCATCTACCTGAGCACCTCCTGTAGGCCAGGCCTGGGTCAGCATCTCTGTAGCCAG CTGGGACTGCCGCTCTCCAGCCTCTGTACTGTCCCATGTAACACCATGTTTGGCTCTCAACACCAGCTG GACGTTGCCTTGCTGGACAGGCTGATCAAAGAGGATGTGGACACAGGGAAGCTTCCTCTGCTGCTGATTGCCAATGCAG GGACCCCTGGGGCAGGTCACACAGACAAGCTGGGCCGTCTGAAAGATCTGTGTGACCAGTACAGCATGTGGCTCCATGTAGAGGG GGTCAACTTGGCAACCCTGGCTCTGGGCCAGGCCACATCAGCTGTAATG GCGGCAACCAGGAGTGACAGCATGACACTGACCCTGGGCCCGTGGCTGGGTCTTCCTGCTGTGCCCGCTGTCACCCTCTACAGACATGAAGACCCAGCTTTG TCCCTGGCAGCGGGGCTGACATCCAGTCAGCCTGTGGAGAGGCTGCAGGCTCTGCCCCTCTGGCTCTCCCTGCAGTACCTGGGGCATGATGGGATAGTGGAGAGGATCCGTCACGCCACTGCACTT AGCCAGCTGCTCCTGACGAGACTGAAGACCCTTGCTTCCATCAAGACATCG GATGTGCTTGACACTGAGATCTCTCTCCTCGAGGCTCTCACCATG GTGGAGGATGAGCTGAACTCACCTGTTGTGGTGTTCAGGTTCGCTCAGGAGACCAGTGCAG CATCCAGTGGGGGGTCTGTGGAGGGCTATTTCCCaggggaacaggaagtgctGGATACCCTCAACCGATGG CTGGGTGAGAGGCTGGCCAAGCTGGTGCCTGCCAGTGGAGTGGATGTGGTGGAGCTGGAAGACGAGGGTATCTGTGTTCGATTCACTCCTCTCATGACTGCTGCAg CCCTGGGGACCCAGTGTGTGGACGTGGAGGCCCTTGTGGAGAGGCTGGCCGAGACAGTTCCTGTGCTGAGCAGCACCCTGTGTCTTAGACAAGACTTCAGAGAAGAGGTCAAccgccatccctctctctcctacatagacaacctcagCTGGCCCGGACTAGGGGCTGTGAG GTACGAACCCAGGAGTGAAGGCATGGACGACAGCAAAAGAcagcaggaggtggagaagatcaaCAGTGAATTGCTGAAAAAGCTTCAAGACTTGGATGCTGACCTCAGCTTCACCGCTG GCCCAGAGTTTGACCAGGAGAGGGACATTATATTTGTTGGCATGGCAACAGAAGACCTGGATGTGTCAGATCTGGTGGATACCATTGCTGCGCTGGGGAGAGATAtcgaggagagcgggagg CTGTTGGAGAACATGACAGAAGTAGTCCGGAAAGGTATTCTAGAAGCTGAGCTGCAGCTACAGAAAGACAGTGATGAGAAACTCATGGAAGAG gGTGTATTGAGGCAGATTCCTTTAGTTGGATCTGTGTTGAACTGGTTTTCTCCAGTCCAGAGCTCTGTGATGGGCAGGACTTTTAACCTGGCTGCAG GTTCCCTAGATTCCACAGAGCCCACCTATGCCATGAAAGCACAAGCTGACAGATTGGACCCACAAGACACACCCTCATCTGGCAAAAGACTACCAG GCCAGAAGTTGTTCCGTCGCTCGGGGGCGGGCTATGACTCCCACAGCGAGACCAGTTCCGTGGGACATGCTGATGTACCAATTAGGGATGGGGCTGCCACACCCACACCGgtacccaccccctccccaaccccccctctcccaacccCCGAGGAGGAGGTCCTTGAAGCCCCTGGACCACCGATGGAGACCGCCCACGGCCTCGATGAGCCTGCGCCCACAGAGAAGGTAGCCCTGGCAGCTACCGAGGAGGACAGGCAGCCTGAGGgtcaggaggcagaggagaccaGCAGATAG
- the pdxdc1 gene encoding pyridoxal-dependent decarboxylase domain-containing protein 1 isoform X2, producing the protein MMVDPTLAEMGKNLNEAVKILEDGRRWSEPGKERRWFNRSSIPGPLQGDGQDVASILQLVQNLLHEDEEEENDRPSHRKMQNFGEQGHMALLGHSLAAYMSVLDRERHRKLTTRILSDTTLWLCRLFRYENGSAYFHEDDREGLLKVCRLVINACYEDYSTEGYSALTSRQPVIYLSTSCRPGLGQHLCSQLGLPLSSLCTVPCNTMFGSQHQLDVALLDRLIKEDVDTGKLPLLLIANAGTPGAGHTDKLGRLKDLCDQYSMWLHVEGVNLATLALGQATSAVMAATRSDSMTLTLGPWLGLPAVPAVTLYRHEDPALSLAAGLTSSQPVERLQALPLWLSLQYLGHDGIVERIRHATALSQLLLTRLKTLASIKTSVEDELNSPVVVFRFAQETSAASSGGSVEGYFPGEQEVLDTLNRWLGERLAKLVPASGVDVVELEDEGICVRFTPLMTAAALGTQCVDVEALVERLAETVPVLSSTLCLRQDFREEVNRHPSLSYIDNLSWPGLGAVRYEPRSEGMDDSKRQQEVEKINSELLKKLQDLDADLSFTAGPEFDQERDIIFVGMATEDLDVSDLVDTIAALGRDIEESGRLLENMTEVVRKGILEAELQLQKDSDEKLMEEGVLRQIPLVGSVLNWFSPVQSSVMGRTFNLAAGSLDSTEPTYAMKAQADRLDPQDTPSSGKRLPGQKLFRRSGAGYDSHSETSSVGHADVPIRDGAATPTPVPTPSPTPPLPTPEEEVLEAPGPPMETAHGLDEPAPTEKVALAATEEDRQPEGQEAEETSR; encoded by the exons ATGATGGTGGACCCTACGCTTGCTGAAATGGGAAAGAATCTCAACGAGGCCGTGAAGATTCTGGAGGATGGCCGAAG GTGGTCAGAGCCAGGCAAAGAGAGAAGATGGTTCAACAGGAGCAGTATTCCTGGACCCTTACAGGGAGA TGGCCAGGATGTTGCCAGTATACTCCAGCTGGTGCAGAATCTCCTGcatgaagacgaggaggaggagaatgacaGACCAAGCCACCG caagaTGCAGAACTTCGGGGAGCAGGGTCACATGGCGTTGCTAGGACACAGCCTGGCGGCTTACATGTCTGTGctggacagggagagacacaggaagctGACCACACGCATACTGTCGGACACTACCCTCTGGCTCTGCCGCCTgtttag GTATGAGAATGGCTCAGCGTACTTCCACGAGGATGACAGAGAAGGGCTTCTGAAAGTGTGTCGTCTGGTCATAAACGCATGCTACGAAGACTACTCCACAGAGGGCTACTCAGCTCTCACCTCCAGACAGCCTGTCATCTACCTGAGCACCTCCTGTAGGCCAGGCCTGGGTCAGCATCTCTGTAGCCAG CTGGGACTGCCGCTCTCCAGCCTCTGTACTGTCCCATGTAACACCATGTTTGGCTCTCAACACCAGCTG GACGTTGCCTTGCTGGACAGGCTGATCAAAGAGGATGTGGACACAGGGAAGCTTCCTCTGCTGCTGATTGCCAATGCAG GGACCCCTGGGGCAGGTCACACAGACAAGCTGGGCCGTCTGAAAGATCTGTGTGACCAGTACAGCATGTGGCTCCATGTAGAGGG GGTCAACTTGGCAACCCTGGCTCTGGGCCAGGCCACATCAGCTGTAATG GCGGCAACCAGGAGTGACAGCATGACACTGACCCTGGGCCCGTGGCTGGGTCTTCCTGCTGTGCCCGCTGTCACCCTCTACAGACATGAAGACCCAGCTTTG TCCCTGGCAGCGGGGCTGACATCCAGTCAGCCTGTGGAGAGGCTGCAGGCTCTGCCCCTCTGGCTCTCCCTGCAGTACCTGGGGCATGATGGGATAGTGGAGAGGATCCGTCACGCCACTGCACTT AGCCAGCTGCTCCTGACGAGACTGAAGACCCTTGCTTCCATCAAGACATCG GTGGAGGATGAGCTGAACTCACCTGTTGTGGTGTTCAGGTTCGCTCAGGAGACCAGTGCAG CATCCAGTGGGGGGTCTGTGGAGGGCTATTTCCCaggggaacaggaagtgctGGATACCCTCAACCGATGG CTGGGTGAGAGGCTGGCCAAGCTGGTGCCTGCCAGTGGAGTGGATGTGGTGGAGCTGGAAGACGAGGGTATCTGTGTTCGATTCACTCCTCTCATGACTGCTGCAg CCCTGGGGACCCAGTGTGTGGACGTGGAGGCCCTTGTGGAGAGGCTGGCCGAGACAGTTCCTGTGCTGAGCAGCACCCTGTGTCTTAGACAAGACTTCAGAGAAGAGGTCAAccgccatccctctctctcctacatagacaacctcagCTGGCCCGGACTAGGGGCTGTGAG GTACGAACCCAGGAGTGAAGGCATGGACGACAGCAAAAGAcagcaggaggtggagaagatcaaCAGTGAATTGCTGAAAAAGCTTCAAGACTTGGATGCTGACCTCAGCTTCACCGCTG GCCCAGAGTTTGACCAGGAGAGGGACATTATATTTGTTGGCATGGCAACAGAAGACCTGGATGTGTCAGATCTGGTGGATACCATTGCTGCGCTGGGGAGAGATAtcgaggagagcgggagg CTGTTGGAGAACATGACAGAAGTAGTCCGGAAAGGTATTCTAGAAGCTGAGCTGCAGCTACAGAAAGACAGTGATGAGAAACTCATGGAAGAG gGTGTATTGAGGCAGATTCCTTTAGTTGGATCTGTGTTGAACTGGTTTTCTCCAGTCCAGAGCTCTGTGATGGGCAGGACTTTTAACCTGGCTGCAG GTTCCCTAGATTCCACAGAGCCCACCTATGCCATGAAAGCACAAGCTGACAGATTGGACCCACAAGACACACCCTCATCTGGCAAAAGACTACCAG GCCAGAAGTTGTTCCGTCGCTCGGGGGCGGGCTATGACTCCCACAGCGAGACCAGTTCCGTGGGACATGCTGATGTACCAATTAGGGATGGGGCTGCCACACCCACACCGgtacccaccccctccccaaccccccctctcccaacccCCGAGGAGGAGGTCCTTGAAGCCCCTGGACCACCGATGGAGACCGCCCACGGCCTCGATGAGCCTGCGCCCACAGAGAAGGTAGCCCTGGCAGCTACCGAGGAGGACAGGCAGCCTGAGGgtcaggaggcagaggagaccaGCAGATAG